A genomic stretch from Eubacterium sulci ATCC 35585 includes:
- a CDS encoding protein MraZ, protein MFIGTYNNSIDVKNRMIVPSKYRDRLGKECILTKGIDRCLYIYDISDWENLLEKIDKLPESDPKVRAFVRHICGNAVSCGFDKQGRIIIPAELKEYAHIDKELVTIGAMRKIEVWAKEQWNAPDNENRMDTEEFNQTLAAYNF, encoded by the coding sequence TTGTTTATCGGAACATACAATAATTCCATAGATGTTAAGAATCGCATGATCGTGCCTTCTAAGTATAGAGATAGGCTTGGTAAGGAGTGCATTCTTACTAAGGGAATCGATAGATGCCTATATATCTATGACATTAGTGACTGGGAGAATTTGCTTGAGAAGATAGACAAGCTTCCAGAATCAGACCCTAAGGTCAGAGCTTTTGTAAGGCATATCTGTGGTAATGCTGTTTCATGTGGCTTTGATAAACAGGGTAGAATAATTATTCCAGCTGAACTCAAGGAGTATGCACATATCGATAAAGAACTAGTTACGATAGGTGCGATGAGAAAAATAGAGGTTTGGGCTAAGGAACAGTGGAATGCTCCAGATAACGAAAATCGTATGGATACAGAGGAGTTCAACCAGACTTTGGCAGCATATAATTTCTAG
- a CDS encoding 16S rRNA methyltransferase, translated as MEFSHVPVLLEECIDGLNINPDGIYVDGTLGGAGHSSEICKRLSPNGMLIGIDRDEEALRVSSKRLEGFDCKKAFVHGNYSDIKNILRELDIEEIDGALLDLGVSSYQLDNPERGFSYMNDAALDMRMDRSEGMTAYDIVNEYSKDELYRIIKSYGEERWASRIADFIVKARREKPIETTFELVEIIKAAVPASARRNGPHPAKRTFQAIRIEVNDELGGVKRAVDDFIDVLAPKGRLAIISFHSLEDRIVKDAYKEKENPCVCPPEIPICICGKKPEIRKVNKKPIVPSESQEDENPRARSAKLRVCEKLGKR; from the coding sequence ATGGAATTTTCACATGTACCAGTGCTTCTAGAAGAATGCATAGACGGTCTCAATATCAATCCAGATGGCATCTATGTTGACGGCACGCTCGGAGGAGCGGGGCACTCAAGCGAAATTTGCAAGAGACTATCGCCAAATGGAATGCTGATTGGAATCGATAGAGACGAAGAAGCTCTCAGAGTTTCTTCGAAAAGACTTGAGGGATTTGATTGCAAGAAGGCTTTTGTTCACGGAAACTATTCGGATATCAAGAATATCCTAAGGGAACTGGATATAGAGGAAATTGATGGAGCACTTCTAGACTTAGGAGTTTCATCGTATCAGCTAGATAATCCAGAGCGTGGGTTTTCATATATGAACGACGCTGCTCTAGACATGAGAATGGATAGAAGCGAGGGTATGACAGCTTACGATATAGTTAATGAGTATTCCAAGGATGAGTTATATAGAATAATCAAAAGCTACGGTGAGGAACGTTGGGCGAGTAGGATTGCAGACTTCATAGTCAAAGCAAGACGCGAAAAACCGATAGAAACGACTTTTGAGCTAGTAGAAATAATAAAGGCGGCGGTTCCAGCATCAGCAAGAAGAAATGGACCGCACCCAGCAAAGAGAACGTTTCAGGCGATAAGGATAGAAGTTAACGATGAGCTCGGAGGAGTAAAGAGAGCAGTAGATGACTTCATAGATGTATTGGCACCTAAGGGGAGGCTTGCGATAATATCATTCCACTCGCTAGAGGATAGAATTGTAAAGGATGCGTATAAAGAAAAGGAAAATCCTTGTGTATGCCCACCTGAGATTCCAATCTGCATATGTGGAAAGAAGCCTGAAATAAGGAAGGTAAATAAGAAACCTATAGTGCCAAGCGAATCGCAGGAGGATGAAAATCCGAGAGCGAGGAGTGCAAAACTGAGAGTTTGCGAAAAACTTGGGAAGAGATAA